A region from the Kazachstania africana CBS 2517 chromosome 11, complete genome genome encodes:
- the QRI1 gene encoding UDP-N-acetylglucosamine diphosphorylase (similar to Saccharomyces cerevisiae QRI1 (YDL103C); ancestral locus Anc_2.348): protein MTVENLRQRYVDANQDHLFDHFDKLSDEDKTLFTQNLSKVADRIPPKKLVEDCKHAIKLSSDISREGSSIEPLPSSSYESIIGNPEKEQEYYNIGLDAIARGQAAVILMAGGQGTRLGSSEPKGCYDIQLPSHKSLFQIQAEKLISLQKLANNVVIPWYIMTSEPTRASTESFFVKHNYFGLLQSQIVFFNQGTLPAFDINGERLLLGSPTKLVESPDGNGGLYCSLRDNGILTDMINKGVKHVYMYCVDNVLSKVCDPVFIGFSIKHSFELATKAVRKRDAHESVGLIASKDNRPCVIEYSEISKELAEAQDANGLLKLRAGNIVNHYYSIDLLKRELDNWCNNMVYHIAKKKIPSFDNKKNIYYQPVEPNGIKLEQFIFDVFPTISLSKFGCLEVERSEEFAPLKNAPGTSNDNPETSRAAYLNLSKKWLTAAGAHVGEGVNIEVSGTLTYAGENLSRFKNQNFNSDILLE from the coding sequence ATGACTGTTGAGAACTTGAGACAGAGATACGTTGACGCCAATCAAGATCATTTGTTTGatcattttgataaattatctgatgaagataagACGCTTTTCACACAAAATTTATCCAAAGTGGCCGATCGTATTCCCCCAAAGAAACTAGTCGAGGACTGTAAGCATGCTATCAAACTTTCTAGTGACATCTCCAGAGAAGGTTCTTCCATCGAGCCTCTACCTTCTTCATCCTACGAATCGATAATTGGCAACCCTGAGAAGGAACAAGAATATTACAATATAGGGTTAGACGCCATTGCTAGAGGACAGGCTGCTGTTATTCTGATGGCTGGGGGACAAGGAACAAGATTGGGGTCGTCTGAACCCAAAGGCTGTTACGATATTCAACTGCCTTCTCATAAATCattgtttcaaattcaagctgaaaaattgattagTTTACAAAAATTGGCGAATAATGTCGTTATTCCGTGGTATATTATGACATCTGAACCAACAAGGGCTTCCACAGAGTCTTTTTTCGTGAAGCATAATTATTTTGGTCTATTGCAATCACAAATTgtctttttcaatcaaGGAACTTTACCTGCATTTGATATAAATGGTGAAAGATTATTGTTAGGCAGCCCAACAAAATTAGTTGAATCTCCTGACGGTAATGGTGGACTTTACTGTTCATTAAGAGATAATGGCATTCTAACTGACATGATAAATAAAGGTGTTAAGCATGTCTACATGTATTGTGTTGACAATGTACTCTCAAAAGTATGTGATCCTGTTTTCATAGGATTTTCTATTAAGCATAGTTTTGAGTTAGCTACAAAAGCTGTTAGAAAAAGGGATGCTCATGAATCTGTAGGTCTTATTGCATCAAAAGATAATCGCCCCTGTGTCATCGAATATTCTgagatttcaaaagaattagCTGAAGCTCAGGATGCAAATGGTTTACTGAAATTACGTGCTGGAAATATTGTAAACCATTATTATTCTattgatcttttgaaaCGTGAATTAGACAATTGGTGTAATAACATGGTATATCACATTgcgaagaagaaaattccatcatttgataataaaaaaaatatttactaTCAGCCAGTTGAGCCAAATGGTATCAAATTGGAAcaattcatttttgatgTTTTTCCAACCATTTCTCTATCGAAATTTGGCTGTCTTGAAGTGGAAAGATCAGAGGAATTTGCGCCGCTGAAGAATGCACCTGGTACAAGTAACGATAATCCGGAAACGAGTAGAGCTGCTTACTTGAACTTAAGTAAGAAATGGTTGACTGCTGCTGGTGCTCACGTCGGAGAAGGTGTTAATATTGAAGTCTCTGGCACCTTAACATATGCTGGTGAAAATTTGTCCCGATttaaaaatcaaaattttaatagtGACATCCTCCTAGAGTGA
- the MSS11 gene encoding Mss11p (similar to Saccharomyces cerevisiae MSS11 (YMR164C); ancestral locus Anc_2.346): MTNIDSKIPTNLSQQQHQRISKTKPRKQKSKVKIQTDPTHPRHVSTTNTLNSSMSPSQHSGSTGEIPIFDLNLAVSDAMANNSRQLLYSHIYHYLLENKHYKTAKKFLQEAQLPLSAVDGSSTVSNKNSGNNTLNSQSLKPDHLVKSKMIINSPDTFLVEWWQSFLLLNNFVESCSIDELKKYENPKLDNIYPILPNNIPMHPQMNPQFPYNPNSNLNPYANMPYNTNNMKPSSAPTTNTTNPSINNNNPMEKDTDSSRVSTPMVPVSSGIRMTPSTAPGSATTERKNTIGGGASVQPTPQQLQAMLQQQIMSAQMANMMSSQQSQVHPPNNNQMYPNMPQGVPNSSSVDHRNMAMPGNDSLNRSSVVNTANVNNGQFANINQAQFNGQQMANVMKNNYPNFSNNMGNMGTQSQQQYMTMLKNMMNKNSNSMHNIPADVKNIKRRSTSNKPNSSWANNSNNTKSAIGGDRDKATSVAHFNENMLRANNGEHKIINNNTSVNNNNENNRNDDENGIVNVNNDDNIHMMNNDLDFQLLNLQMLNQSRPGSEMQFGNLAAEKGSTDIGTGTNNVFDGI; this comes from the coding sequence ATGACTAATATCGATTCCAAAATACCAACAAATCTTTCGCAGCAACAACATCAAAGAATTTCGAAGACAAAGCCAAGAAAACAGAAAAGTAAAGTCAAGATACAGACGGATCCCACGCATCCAAGGCATGTCAGTACCACTAACACGCTAAACAGTTCAATGTCGCCTTCCCAACATAGTGGCTCTACCGGTGAGATTCCTATCTTCGATCTAAATCTAGCCGTTTCTGATGCAATGGCTAATAACTCAAGGCAACTACTGTACTCACATATTTATCACTATTTGTTGGAGAACAAACATTATAAAACAGCAAAGAAGTTTTTACAAGAAGCTCAATTACCACTTTCGGCAGTAGATGGTAGTAGTACCgtttcaaataaaaatagtGGTAATAACACCCTGAATTCACAATCTTTAAAACCAGATCATCTAGTGAAATCTAAAATGATCATAAACTCACCAGATACTTTTCTAGTAGAATGGTGGCAATCGTTCCTTTtgttaaataattttgttgaaagtTGCTCcattgatgaattgaaaaaatacgAAAATCCAAAACTGGATAATATTTACCCTATATTACCCAATAATATTCCTATGCATCCACAGATGAATCCTCAATTCCCTTATAATCCAAATAGCAATCTCAATCCATATGCAAATATGCCTtataatactaataatatgAAACCTTCTTCAGCACCCACAACTAATACCACCAACCCCAGTATAAACAACAATAACCCCATGGAAAAGGATACGGACAGTAGTCGTGTATCTACACCAATGGTACCTGTTTCATCAGGAATTAGGATGACACCATCAACGGCGCCCGGTAGCGCCACTACTGAAAGGAAGAATACAATTGGAGGAGGAGCCAGTGTACAACCAACACCACAACAACTACAAGCTATGttacaacaacaaattaTGTCCGCTCAAATGGCGAATATGATGTCATCTCAGCAAAGCCAAGTACATCCTCCTAATAACAACCAGATGTATCCGAACATGCCTCAGGGGGTTCCTAACAGTTCTAGTGTTGATCATCGTAATATGGCCATGCCAGGAAATGATTCTTTAAATAGAAGCAGTGTGGTGAACACCGCAAACGTTAATAATGGGCAGTTTGCAAATATCAACCAAGCACAATTCAATGGACAACAGATGGCAAATGTAATGAAAAACAACTATCCAAATTTCTCTAATAATATGGGAAATATGGGTACACAATCGCAGCAACAATACATGacaatgttgaaaaatatgatgaaCAAAAACTCCAATTCAATGCATAATATTCCTGCCGATGTTAAAAACATCAAGAGGAGAAGTACATCAAATAAGCCAAATTCAAGTTGGGctaataatagtaataacacAAAATCAGCTATTGGTGGTGATAGAGACAAGGCAACTAGTGTCGCACATTTCAACGAAAACATGCTACGCGCTAATAATGGTGAacataaaataataaataataatactagtgtcaataataataatgaaaataatcgcaatgatgatgaaaatggtatcGTAAATGTTaacaatgatgataatatcCATATGATGAATAATGACCTAGATTTTCAGTTGTTAAATCTGCAAATGTTAAACCAGTCCAGGCCAGGTTCTGAGATGCAGTTTGGTAACCTTGCTGCAGAGAAAGGGAGTACAGACATTGGGACAGGTACCAATAACGTATTCGACGGTATATGA